The Sulfurospirillum halorespirans DSM 13726 genome has a window encoding:
- a CDS encoding thioredoxin domain-containing protein has protein sequence MHTNELIHEDSPYLLQHAHNPVNWMAWSDKALAKAKDENKLIFLSIGYSTCHWCHVMERETFEDDVSAKVLNDAYVSIKVDREEMPDLDKYYQDVHYLLTKRAGGWPLSIIMTPTQQVIFAGTYLPPVSAQGRMGFRELTSFIKGKFDDEYEEVQKSAQSIEAAIKQYERSFEQKESIHTEAVIEAFVSKVKTSFDDVSKGIGSAPKFPHASTWNALLDIYAQTKNLEALYMSEDALFAMATGGINDQIEGGFYRYSVDEAWVIPHFEKMLYTNAELIEVYAKLYTLTQKPLFNEVVDKTIEAMDERFLKEGLYLSASDADSEGEEGKYFVFGLLQAKEALLKGGLSEVETKAVMDYFGITKFGNFEHQTTNPILTCNEKPARLDEAKAILKEVRQRVAYPFIDTKILTAWNALMVTALFEAGKIEKAKSVLDTLLKTLHVNGVLYHQIVLGGSLKVEALLEDYAFVIEALLRGYAHTKEGSYLELAKKLSHESEHKFYKEETWYLSDKAFRAKAVLEDNSYKSPLSTMIKNLFELAKIEDDTALFIRAKDMLESFGSGIQKYAHAYPEAVRAVALYM, from the coding sequence ATGCACACCAATGAACTGATCCATGAGGATTCTCCTTATCTTTTGCAACATGCCCACAATCCGGTCAATTGGATGGCATGGAGCGATAAAGCGCTTGCCAAAGCCAAAGACGAAAACAAGCTGATCTTTCTCTCCATCGGATACAGTACCTGTCATTGGTGTCATGTGATGGAGCGCGAGACGTTTGAGGACGACGTTAGTGCGAAAGTGCTCAATGATGCGTATGTCAGCATTAAAGTCGATCGTGAAGAGATGCCTGACCTTGACAAATACTACCAAGACGTGCATTATCTGCTGACTAAACGCGCCGGTGGGTGGCCTCTGAGTATCATTATGACACCCACACAGCAGGTTATTTTTGCAGGTACTTATCTGCCACCAGTGAGTGCGCAGGGACGCATGGGTTTTCGTGAACTGACAAGTTTCATCAAAGGTAAGTTTGATGATGAATATGAAGAAGTTCAAAAGAGTGCGCAGAGTATTGAAGCGGCGATCAAACAGTATGAGCGGAGTTTTGAGCAAAAAGAGAGTATTCACACCGAAGCGGTGATTGAAGCTTTTGTGAGCAAGGTAAAAACGAGTTTTGATGATGTTTCCAAAGGCATTGGAAGTGCGCCTAAATTTCCCCATGCGTCGACATGGAACGCACTTTTAGATATTTACGCCCAAACCAAAAACCTTGAAGCGTTGTATATGAGCGAAGATGCGCTGTTTGCGATGGCGACTGGTGGCATAAACGATCAAATTGAAGGTGGATTTTACCGTTACAGCGTCGATGAGGCTTGGGTGATTCCCCATTTTGAAAAAATGCTTTATACCAATGCCGAGCTGATCGAAGTCTATGCTAAGCTTTACACTCTGACACAAAAACCACTGTTCAATGAAGTGGTGGATAAAACCATCGAAGCGATGGATGAGCGCTTTTTAAAAGAGGGACTTTATCTAAGTGCCAGCGATGCGGACAGCGAAGGAGAAGAGGGCAAATACTTTGTTTTTGGCTTGCTCCAAGCCAAAGAGGCACTTTTAAAAGGTGGGCTGAGCGAAGTGGAAACCAAAGCCGTGATGGACTATTTTGGCATCACAAAATTTGGTAATTTTGAACACCAAACCACCAATCCTATTCTTACATGTAACGAAAAACCTGCTCGTTTGGATGAAGCAAAAGCGATTTTAAAAGAGGTGCGCCAAAGAGTGGCGTATCCGTTTATCGACACCAAAATTTTAACCGCATGGAACGCTTTAATGGTTACAGCACTTTTTGAGGCAGGCAAAATAGAAAAAGCAAAAAGTGTACTGGATACGCTCTTGAAGACTTTACATGTAAACGGCGTTTTGTACCACCAAATCGTCTTAGGTGGCAGTTTGAAAGTGGAAGCACTGCTGGAAGATTATGCCTTTGTGATTGAAGCGTTACTGCGTGGCTACGCACATACCAAAGAAGGAAGCTACTTAGAGTTGGCAAAGAAACTAAGCCATGAGTCAGAGCATAAATTTTACAAAGAAGAGACGTGGTATCTCTCTGACAAAGCCTTTCGTGCCAAAGCGGTTTTGGAAGATAACAGCTACAAAAGTCCGCTTTCAACGATGATCAAAAATCTTTTTGAATTAGCGAAGATTGAAGATGATACAGCACTGTTTATTCGTGCGAAAGATATGTTGGAGAGTTTTGGTTCAGGGATTCAAAAGTATGCACATGCCTACCCTGAAGCGGTGAGGGCAGTTGCGCTTTACATGTAA
- a CDS encoding rhodanese-like domain-containing protein, which translates to MSKILLLIALFSTFLFAELRHVDVSEEVVKSGIKIIDIRTMPEWKETGIVKDAIPLTFFDEQGRYDAEAFMKALDKYVSKDQEFALICRTGSRTSAVSELLSKQGYKVVNLKGGMKSLIQKGYTPTPYNP; encoded by the coding sequence ATGTCTAAAATTTTACTGCTTATCGCCCTTTTTTCGACCTTCTTATTTGCGGAACTACGCCATGTTGACGTAAGCGAAGAAGTTGTTAAAAGTGGCATTAAAATCATCGATATTCGAACCATGCCTGAATGGAAAGAGACTGGAATTGTTAAAGATGCCATTCCACTAACTTTTTTTGATGAACAAGGACGTTATGACGCGGAAGCTTTCATGAAAGCGTTGGATAAATATGTGAGTAAAGATCAAGAGTTTGCCCTTATTTGCCGTACAGGAAGTCGAACTTCTGCTGTTTCGGAGCTTCTTTCAAAGCAAGGCTACAAAGTGGTCAATCTCAAAGGCGGAATGAAGTCGTTGATTCAAAAAGGCTACACACCCACGCCTTACAACCCCTAG
- a CDS encoding ATP-dependent helicase, translating into MPLSRLNTEQRSAATAPSGHNLIIASAGTGKTSTIVARIAHLLNQGILPSRILLLTFTNKAAAEMLERVGVFFGKNITSQIESGTFHAVSYRLLKKLGRNIVLKQPKDLKILLKSIHDRRRFDHIDSTAKAYGAAYLYDIFSLYQNSTVTQSFSEWLESNDSEHGLFFDIYEDIFEEFQALKREFEYVDFNDLLILMRDTLKTTDVLSFDEVLIDEYQDTNTLQGSLIDAFRSKSLFCVGDYDQSIYAFNGANIDIIGSFATRYPNANVFTLNKNYRSSHKILSLANRVIEKNPRLYEKRLEVTRDGAFEAPKLLIYDELFSQYQSISTLIKHSMHEPAEIAVIFRNNSTADGIEATLREQGIACKRKGGISFFDSAEVKAMLDLVGVVVNPKDMMAFIHSFEYARGVGSSLSKELFDGLFKLGDGNIYQGFFHPREDVEDLFKKRAKNHQLGLFDDIMDLGSVSRFYSLGFEEQFLSSPILKHPKLSIDGAKFLHQFYKFMKHATRIKTPQSLINQVLSSEVFSAIAEVLAVKRTIKKDGTVDEKLKAEARARIFRKGHLLKDLASGYASSERFLNALTLGSNEMSEGEGVNLLSIHASKGLEFKEVYVIDLMDGRFPNRKLMQKGGSLEEERRLFYVATTRAKDMLILSYAKYDKIKKISYTHSPFLVEAGMVQ; encoded by the coding sequence ATGCCTCTTAGCCGACTCAATACTGAGCAAAGAAGTGCAGCAACTGCACCCTCAGGACATAATCTTATCATCGCTAGTGCTGGAACAGGGAAAACCTCGACCATCGTGGCGAGAATTGCCCATCTTTTAAACCAAGGTATTTTGCCTTCGCGTATTTTACTACTGACCTTTACTAACAAAGCGGCGGCAGAAATGTTGGAGCGCGTGGGTGTTTTCTTTGGTAAAAATATCACCTCCCAAATTGAATCGGGTACCTTTCATGCAGTTAGTTACCGACTTTTGAAAAAGTTAGGTCGAAATATTGTTTTAAAACAGCCTAAAGATCTCAAAATTTTACTTAAAAGCATCCACGATAGACGCCGATTTGACCACATTGATTCCACGGCAAAAGCCTATGGTGCGGCGTATCTTTACGATATTTTCTCACTCTACCAAAACAGTACGGTAACACAAAGTTTTTCGGAGTGGCTTGAGTCCAATGACAGCGAACATGGGCTCTTTTTTGATATTTACGAAGATATTTTTGAAGAGTTTCAAGCGCTCAAACGCGAATTTGAGTATGTGGATTTTAACGATCTTTTGATTTTGATGCGTGACACACTCAAGACCACTGATGTGTTGAGCTTTGATGAAGTTTTGATCGATGAGTATCAAGATACCAATACATTGCAAGGCTCACTCATTGATGCATTTCGCTCCAAGTCGCTGTTTTGCGTGGGTGATTACGATCAAAGTATTTACGCGTTTAATGGTGCCAATATTGACATTATCGGTTCCTTTGCAACACGTTATCCCAATGCCAATGTCTTTACGCTTAACAAAAATTACCGCTCATCACATAAAATTCTCTCCTTAGCCAATCGTGTCATTGAAAAAAATCCAAGATTGTATGAAAAAAGGCTTGAAGTTACGCGTGATGGAGCCTTTGAAGCGCCAAAATTGTTGATTTACGATGAGCTTTTTTCGCAGTATCAGTCCATATCAACCCTGATTAAACACTCCATGCATGAGCCTGCTGAGATTGCTGTTATTTTTCGCAATAACTCCACCGCTGATGGCATTGAAGCCACGCTACGTGAGCAGGGCATTGCCTGTAAGCGAAAAGGGGGCATTAGTTTTTTTGACTCTGCTGAAGTAAAAGCGATGCTCGATTTGGTGGGTGTGGTGGTCAATCCTAAAGATATGATGGCGTTTATTCATAGTTTTGAATACGCTAGAGGTGTGGGAAGTTCACTCTCCAAAGAGCTGTTTGATGGGCTTTTTAAACTAGGGGATGGCAACATCTACCAAGGATTTTTTCATCCACGTGAGGATGTGGAAGATCTCTTTAAAAAGCGGGCTAAAAACCATCAGCTAGGACTCTTTGATGACATTATGGACCTTGGTAGTGTGAGTCGTTTTTACAGCTTAGGCTTTGAAGAGCAGTTTCTCTCAAGTCCTATCTTAAAACACCCGAAACTGTCTATTGATGGCGCCAAATTTCTCCACCAGTTTTACAAATTTATGAAGCATGCAACACGCATTAAAACGCCTCAAAGCCTTATCAACCAAGTCTTAAGCTCTGAAGTGTTTAGCGCGATTGCTGAAGTCTTAGCGGTGAAGCGTACGATCAAAAAAGATGGAACGGTGGATGAAAAACTAAAGGCAGAAGCACGTGCGCGTATTTTTCGCAAAGGGCACTTGCTCAAAGATTTGGCAAGCGGTTATGCTTCCAGCGAGCGTTTTTTAAATGCACTCACCCTTGGAAGCAATGAGATGAGTGAAGGCGAGGGGGTCAATTTGCTGAGTATTCACGCGAGCAAAGGGCTAGAATTTAAAGAGGTCTATGTGATTGACCTTATGGATGGGCGTTTTCCCAATCGCAAGCTGATGCAAAAGGGTGGAAGCTTGGAGGAAGAACGTCGTCTTTTTTACGTAGCAACCACACGCGCGAAAGATATGCTCATTCTCTCGTATGCCAAATACGACAAGATTAAAAAGATCAGCTATACCCATTCTCCCTTTTTAGTTGAAGCGGGAATGGTACAATAG
- a CDS encoding CDC27 family protein, with protein MTSVRFEELEKRCARLKKIRILRIVFTIAFLFLGGFGGYYWIHHSKIVPVVVPVPPKEEPKAMIVIPSLSDRNESNTTLLETITPEVSLDETLFLAPHVYKEEVKLPVVETEEATRSLREEHQLLKAHNAVPNFDNAHALAHFYFERKAYAEVIMWAKEASKYNSSSEKPWILYAKAKFYLGDRTEAIRSLELFLGYINSKEAHELLNFYKGQE; from the coding sequence ATGACTAGTGTACGTTTTGAAGAGCTTGAAAAACGGTGTGCGAGGCTTAAAAAGATACGGATTTTACGTATTGTTTTTACAATAGCGTTCCTTTTTTTAGGGGGATTTGGCGGATATTATTGGATACACCATAGCAAAATTGTGCCCGTTGTTGTGCCCGTGCCACCTAAGGAGGAGCCTAAGGCGATGATCGTTATTCCAAGCCTTAGTGATCGCAATGAGAGCAATACGACGCTTTTAGAAACAATAACACCTGAAGTGTCACTTGATGAAACACTCTTTTTAGCACCGCATGTTTACAAAGAAGAGGTAAAACTACCTGTTGTTGAGACCGAAGAAGCCACACGCTCTTTACGTGAAGAACACCAGTTGCTCAAAGCGCATAATGCGGTTCCAAATTTTGACAACGCCCATGCGTTGGCGCATTTTTACTTTGAGCGAAAAGCGTATGCAGAGGTGATAATGTGGGCAAAAGAGGCAAGCAAATATAATTCAAGCTCTGAAAAACCGTGGATACTCTACGCCAAAGCAAAGTTTTACCTTGGAGATCGCACAGAAGCTATAAGGTCTTTGGAACTTTTTTTAGGCTATATTAATTCTAAAGAAGCACACGAACTACTAAATTTTTATAAAGGACAAGAATGA
- a CDS encoding ATP-binding protein, with amino-acid sequence MRDFEAAKEFFKDTVDPSFYFDSMSAEIARNKLSISIGDPLIPLIFIMGDPGVGKSHIMRVMHYSAMRNGASILIEHPFFDPRDLFKELYEAREMPFDKNKSQGEFLDELFEAYVGTFCTIFIDEAQLLNDEQFEFLRILSDTKLFQFVLAMHKDEGRALLAKKQFKTRTKLVIEYGNLEENEILRYIHTLFMGHTHGEIALMFTKNEARVIARYAKGNFRMIKKFLYTLMKLLDYAQKKGLSKYRKLNSCLLTMAALDIGLIHD; translated from the coding sequence ATGAGAGATTTTGAAGCCGCAAAAGAGTTTTTTAAAGATACGGTTGATCCTTCGTTTTATTTTGATAGCATGAGTGCCGAAATTGCTCGCAATAAACTAAGCATTTCCATCGGCGATCCGCTTATTCCGCTTATTTTCATCATGGGTGATCCCGGTGTTGGCAAGAGCCACATCATGCGTGTCATGCACTACTCTGCGATGCGAAATGGTGCGAGTATTTTGATAGAACACCCTTTTTTTGACCCACGCGATCTTTTTAAAGAGCTCTATGAAGCCAGAGAAATGCCTTTTGATAAAAACAAAAGTCAAGGTGAGTTTTTGGATGAACTTTTTGAAGCGTACGTGGGCACATTTTGTACGATCTTCATCGATGAAGCGCAACTTCTCAATGATGAACAGTTTGAATTCCTGCGTATCCTGAGTGACACCAAACTCTTTCAATTTGTCCTTGCCATGCATAAAGATGAGGGGCGGGCTTTGCTTGCAAAAAAGCAGTTTAAAACCCGTACAAAACTGGTCATTGAGTATGGAAATTTGGAAGAAAATGAGATATTACGTTACATTCACACCCTGTTTATGGGGCATACGCACGGTGAAATCGCACTGATGTTTACTAAAAATGAAGCACGTGTGATTGCCCGATATGCCAAAGGCAACTTTAGAATGATAAAAAAGTTTTTGTATACGCTCATGAAACTGCTCGATTATGCGCAGAAAAAGGGGTTGTCGAAGTATCGTAAACTGAACAGTTGCCTTTTAACGATGGCAGCACTTGATATTGGACTGATCCATGACTAG
- a CDS encoding NifB/NifX family molybdenum-iron cluster-binding protein, with protein MTIIFPTMKEDGLGAKRGAHFGKATFYTAVDVIDGIVQEVSVHKNPGHVTGGCANAVSNIQALGANTLVVSGIGADPLKKFLHVGIDVYFDDKNDTVEDALRDFIAGKTAKINPDHSCEHHH; from the coding sequence ATGACTATAATATTTCCAACCATGAAAGAAGATGGACTAGGAGCAAAACGTGGTGCACACTTTGGTAAAGCGACTTTTTATACTGCAGTTGATGTGATTGATGGTATTGTTCAAGAAGTGAGTGTCCATAAAAACCCTGGACATGTCACAGGAGGCTGTGCCAATGCTGTCTCCAATATTCAAGCGCTAGGTGCAAATACACTGGTTGTATCAGGAATTGGAGCAGATCCACTCAAAAAGTTTTTACATGTAGGGATTGATGTCTATTTTGATGACAAAAATGATACCGTAGAAGATGCGTTACGCGACTTTATAGCAGGCAAAACAGCCAAGATCAATCCTGATCATAGCTGTGAACATCATCATTAA
- a CDS encoding flagellar basal body-associated FliL family protein: MRRIFIAFLLLHVSLFAETLVLEHFKANVFAKSDKKPVEAMVGLIFEGKEVKLYEYKVVDALNIVIGSYFAEDLVTSRGKELFKATLIAYAKKTHGLVIDAVYIKELTVKTNPSTKEIVDAIKKEGVFQQQQQQNNAPKQQQQSQQLNLAPPLPKRSLIPEENAVNF, from the coding sequence ATGAGACGCATTTTCATCGCATTTTTACTGTTACATGTAAGCCTTTTTGCTGAGACATTGGTGTTGGAACATTTTAAAGCCAATGTCTTTGCAAAGTCCGATAAAAAGCCTGTTGAAGCGATGGTTGGTCTGATTTTTGAGGGCAAAGAGGTTAAACTTTATGAGTATAAAGTCGTGGACGCGCTCAACATTGTCATTGGCAGTTATTTTGCCGAAGATCTTGTAACCTCACGCGGTAAAGAGCTTTTCAAAGCAACCTTGATTGCGTATGCTAAAAAAACACACGGTTTAGTGATTGATGCCGTGTACATTAAAGAGCTCACTGTCAAAACCAATCCATCAACAAAAGAAATCGTTGATGCTATTAAAAAAGAGGGCGTTTTTCAACAACAGCAACAACAAAATAACGCTCCAAAACAACAACAACAATCTCAACAGCTCAACCTAGCACCTCCTCTTCCAAAACGTTCTTTGATTCCAGAAGAGAATGCGGTTAATTTTTAA
- a CDS encoding hydrogenase produces the protein MELNVSYESTSSATYSTKSTISLDDAQKNKLSGKDIANAYLVQYQKQMMAQSSTTFGEQANTFSLADIGYTGTPIADLTQDEAAELVSEDGFFGITQTSERIADFVVNGAGDDLEKLQAGREGMLRGFAEAEQMWGEKLPEISYTTMQKALEKVDARIAELGGSVLDTSV, from the coding sequence ATGGAACTTAATGTAAGTTATGAAAGTACGTCGAGTGCGACGTACAGTACGAAATCCACGATCAGTTTAGACGATGCACAAAAGAATAAACTTAGCGGTAAAGATATTGCAAATGCGTATTTGGTGCAGTATCAAAAACAGATGATGGCACAATCAAGCACCACGTTTGGTGAGCAAGCCAATACGTTTAGCCTAGCTGACATTGGCTACACGGGTACACCCATAGCCGATTTAACGCAAGATGAAGCTGCTGAATTGGTCTCTGAAGATGGATTTTTTGGCATTACCCAAACCAGTGAGCGTATCGCTGATTTTGTCGTTAATGGTGCTGGGGACGACCTTGAAAAACTCCAAGCAGGTCGCGAGGGAATGCTAAGAGGTTTTGCGGAAGCGGAGCAGATGTGGGGTGAAAAATTACCTGAAATTAGTTATACTACGATGCAAAAAGCACTTGAAAAAGTCGACGCACGTATTGCCGAACTTGGCGGGAGTGTACTCGACACATCCGTATAA
- a CDS encoding ATP-dependent DNA helicase has protein sequence MNLAQKLIDILKKDNVLLTGGAGVGKSYLVGEIVTELRKVGKQIVVLGSTGVSAVNVGGQTLHSFFAFGICTHLDELTRHDRYTKARLVEIKKVLTRCDLLVIDEISMVSADLLDMIYYRLRNAGFEGSVLFVGDFFQLPPVSKGKENSLWGGFEYAFESSSWNTFEPVVVELTITKRTHDVLFFSHLGKIRRGILDGDTLEYLEALRTNVGVWDDDPTVLFGRNKEAEMLNIQKLAQIESEPIVLKAKEKVHEQSLHVNKIEGWKNALPIPVDLTLKVGAKVLFCTNKWGKYYNGERGIIKAIDENEVIVEKAGELVKVERQEYTLHENVVMEGEVKEKPLVSIEQFPLKLAYAITIHKSQGMSIDSLVCNINNIFEKSQFYVAISRARYPKQLLLDYHYQRFFEHLTRCVQVSPKVGEFYQKSDILKIEEVKSDSLFGDF, from the coding sequence TTGAACTTAGCACAAAAACTCATCGACATCTTAAAAAAGGACAATGTTCTCCTCACGGGTGGTGCGGGCGTTGGCAAGAGTTATCTGGTGGGTGAAATCGTTACAGAGCTGCGAAAAGTCGGCAAGCAAATCGTCGTTCTTGGAAGTACAGGGGTGAGTGCAGTCAATGTTGGCGGTCAAACTTTGCACAGCTTTTTTGCCTTTGGCATCTGCACCCACCTCGATGAACTCACCCGTCATGATCGTTACACTAAAGCCAGACTCGTTGAGATCAAAAAAGTGCTTACAAGGTGCGATCTCTTGGTCATTGATGAGATTAGCATGGTTTCGGCAGACTTGCTCGATATGATTTATTATCGTCTTCGCAATGCGGGGTTTGAGGGAAGTGTGCTCTTTGTGGGTGATTTTTTCCAGCTTCCTCCTGTCTCTAAAGGTAAAGAAAATAGTCTGTGGGGCGGTTTTGAGTACGCGTTTGAGAGCAGTTCATGGAATACGTTTGAGCCTGTGGTGGTGGAACTGACGATCACCAAACGCACACACGATGTACTTTTTTTCTCGCATCTTGGCAAAATACGACGTGGCATACTTGATGGTGATACACTCGAATACCTTGAAGCTTTGCGTACAAATGTCGGTGTTTGGGATGATGACCCAACAGTCTTGTTTGGCAGGAACAAAGAAGCCGAGATGCTGAACATCCAAAAATTAGCACAGATCGAGAGTGAGCCTATCGTCCTCAAAGCCAAAGAAAAAGTGCATGAACAGTCTTTACATGTAAACAAAATCGAGGGGTGGAAAAACGCACTTCCCATTCCTGTGGACTTGACCTTAAAAGTGGGTGCAAAGGTGCTTTTTTGCACTAACAAATGGGGCAAATACTACAATGGTGAGCGAGGTATCATCAAGGCGATTGATGAAAATGAGGTCATCGTGGAAAAAGCGGGCGAGCTCGTGAAAGTGGAACGCCAAGAGTACACGTTGCATGAAAATGTCGTTATGGAAGGCGAAGTCAAAGAAAAACCACTCGTTTCCATTGAGCAGTTTCCACTCAAACTCGCTTACGCCATCACGATTCATAAGAGTCAGGGGATGAGCATTGACTCATTGGTCTGCAATATTAACAACATCTTTGAAAAAAGCCAGTTTTATGTGGCGATTTCGCGTGCTCGTTACCCCAAACAGCTTCTGCTCGACTACCACTACCAACGCTTTTTTGAGCATTTGACACGGTGTGTGCAAGTTTCCCCCAAAGTAGGGGAGTTTTACCAAAAATCGGACATCTTAAAAATAGAAGAAGTAAAGAGCGATTCACTTTTTGGCGACTTTTGA
- a CDS encoding SH3 domain-containing protein — MSIRNIFLFTCTLFLLSGCSLKEPSAQTVIAQKSSSKEMLLYPQNVDFLAQNITPQSVAQDDFTYRYYSPWFRTHVSHDKDDALWANRSYGLKNRYYGENLQLIDGAEIDTIISATNVEAYGSLNSHAIMIQNAQMRNLPSDKPFFKKTTLPGEGYPFDYLQTSRIHVAEPIIISHYSKDGAWAFVESSFASGWIPVESFVTVNAKERTEFLSTVKVAITKDNVPLYNAKQRFITYAKVGAILPISSEDDDFFYAYMYTRDAAFNAQKLELRIPKSFAQTVPLSFSKENLSQIGDALLGEKYGWGGFLANRDCSAMTRDFLSPFGIWIPRNSAAQKSFGEYVSLKDLTPKEKEAMILKNGIAFLSLIYLKGHIMLYAGEFEGKALVMQNIWGVRTMEEGKEGRNVIGKAIISDLYVGANQPNVPENGLLINRVEGIMVKPANPKSNNLVSKYPSVKTIKDNTVFFMDGSSLPYDDKKVKTFDEKLENADIEDMFAQKYSAFAPITDPALNDDPGRFRNDAFLKKLYGSSKSEIEKNLTTVNWLPNHGGVKLKFNKNENAAAQLQKVSDELDQLPEEYMKYLKKVDGTYYYRKIAGTSRLSAHSYGIAIDLDTQFSSYWRWDKTYQFKNEIPQKIVDIFEKHGFIWGGRWYHYDTMHFEYRPEFFESID, encoded by the coding sequence ATGTCAATACGGAATATTTTTCTTTTTACATGTACGCTTTTTCTTCTCAGCGGGTGTTCTTTAAAAGAGCCATCAGCCCAAACAGTGATTGCACAAAAAAGCAGTTCAAAAGAGATGCTGCTTTACCCTCAAAACGTAGACTTTTTAGCGCAAAATATCACGCCTCAAAGCGTTGCACAAGACGATTTTACCTACCGTTACTATTCGCCATGGTTTAGAACGCATGTCAGCCACGACAAAGACGATGCGCTCTGGGCAAATCGGTCGTATGGACTGAAAAATCGTTATTATGGTGAAAATCTGCAACTCATCGATGGCGCTGAGATCGATACTATCATTAGCGCGACAAACGTAGAAGCGTATGGAAGCCTCAACTCACATGCGATTATGATCCAAAATGCACAAATGCGCAACCTCCCCTCCGACAAACCTTTTTTCAAAAAAACGACTTTGCCAGGAGAAGGCTATCCGTTTGATTATTTGCAAACATCACGCATTCATGTGGCTGAGCCTATTATCATTTCACACTACAGTAAAGATGGCGCTTGGGCATTTGTGGAGAGTTCTTTTGCTTCGGGGTGGATTCCTGTTGAGAGCTTTGTGACGGTGAATGCCAAAGAGCGTACCGAGTTTTTGAGCACAGTAAAAGTTGCCATCACGAAAGACAATGTACCCCTTTATAACGCAAAACAACGCTTCATCACGTATGCCAAAGTGGGAGCCATCTTGCCCATCAGCAGTGAAGACGATGACTTTTTTTACGCTTACATGTACACACGAGACGCCGCATTTAACGCTCAGAAATTAGAACTGCGCATCCCAAAAAGCTTTGCGCAAACCGTACCCCTAAGCTTTAGCAAAGAGAATCTCAGCCAAATTGGCGATGCACTTTTGGGTGAAAAATACGGCTGGGGCGGCTTTCTAGCCAATCGCGACTGCTCCGCCATGACGCGCGATTTTCTCTCTCCTTTTGGCATCTGGATTCCACGTAATTCCGCAGCACAAAAAAGTTTTGGAGAGTATGTTTCACTCAAAGATTTAACACCCAAGGAGAAAGAAGCGATGATACTCAAAAACGGCATAGCCTTTTTAAGCCTCATTTACCTCAAAGGTCACATTATGCTTTACGCGGGTGAATTTGAGGGTAAAGCCCTTGTGATGCAAAACATTTGGGGTGTGAGAACGATGGAGGAAGGCAAAGAAGGTCGCAATGTCATCGGCAAAGCCATCATCTCAGACTTGTATGTGGGAGCCAATCAACCCAATGTGCCAGAGAATGGACTGCTTATCAACCGCGTTGAGGGCATTATGGTCAAACCTGCCAATCCTAAAAGCAATAACCTTGTCTCAAAATACCCAAGCGTCAAAACGATCAAAGATAACACCGTCTTTTTTATGGATGGAAGCTCACTACCTTATGATGACAAAAAAGTAAAAACATTTGACGAGAAGCTTGAAAATGCAGACATCGAAGATATGTTCGCCCAAAAATACTCAGCCTTTGCACCCATAACCGACCCTGCTCTCAATGATGACCCCGGTCGTTTTCGCAACGATGCCTTTTTGAAAAAACTCTACGGTTCCAGTAAAAGCGAGATCGAAAAAAACCTTACAACGGTAAACTGGCTTCCTAACCACGGCGGAGTAAAACTGAAATTTAACAAAAATGAAAACGCGGCCGCACAACTGCAAAAAGTCTCTGACGAACTCGATCAATTGCCTGAAGAGTACATGAAATACCTCAAAAAAGTCGATGGAACCTACTACTACCGAAAAATCGCAGGAACTTCTCGCCTTAGTGCTCATAGTTACGGCATTGCCATTGATTTAGATACACAATTTTCAAGCTACTGGCGATGGGATAAAACCTACCAATTCAAAAATGAAATCCCTCAAAAAATCGTCGATATTTTTGAAAAACACGGCTTCATTTGGGGTGGAAGATGGTACCACTACGACACGATGCACTTTGAGTATCGACCAGAATTTTTTGAGAGCATAGATTAA